Proteins from a genomic interval of Ignavibacteriota bacterium:
- the ftsY gene encoding signal recognition particle-docking protein FtsY gives MNLFKNLNLGKLKNGLTKTREKIFNSISETISGKAIIDEEVLDELEEVLITSDIGMDTAERVIEAARKSLKSEKERSEEKIISIIKNELIKSLDEHNKYKSEFEQIEKFKPFVILIVGVNGAGKTTTIGKLARNYKSAGLRVVIGSADTFRAAANEQLEIWAKRAGVDLIQREHGSDPSAVAYDTLISAKQSNADIVIIDTAGRLHTKTNLMDELKKIKRVLTKVLDYAPNEIFLVIDGNTGQNGLVQAQEFSKATDLTGLIITKLDGTAKGGIVFQITSEQKIPVKYIGVGEGIEDLQTFDSKEFVNAIFG, from the coding sequence ATGAATTTATTTAAAAACTTAAACTTAGGCAAATTAAAGAATGGATTGACCAAGACCCGGGAAAAAATATTTAACAGTATTTCCGAAACTATCAGCGGAAAAGCAATAATTGATGAAGAAGTATTGGATGAACTTGAAGAAGTTTTGATAACAAGTGATATTGGAATGGATACAGCTGAACGAGTAATTGAAGCCGCAAGAAAATCATTAAAAAGTGAAAAGGAAAGATCGGAAGAAAAAATAATCTCAATCATTAAAAATGAATTAATAAAATCTCTTGATGAACATAATAAATACAAAAGTGAATTTGAACAAATCGAAAAATTCAAGCCTTTTGTGATTTTAATTGTCGGTGTTAACGGAGCAGGTAAAACAACAACTATTGGAAAACTAGCCAGAAATTATAAAAGCGCTGGTTTGCGCGTAGTTATTGGATCTGCTGATACATTTAGAGCCGCCGCAAATGAGCAACTGGAAATTTGGGCAAAAAGAGCCGGCGTTGATTTAATTCAAAGGGAGCACGGTTCAGATCCAAGTGCGGTTGCTTATGATACCTTGATTTCGGCCAAACAAAGTAACGCGGATATTGTAATTATAGATACAGCCGGAAGATTGCATACAAAAACAAACTTAATGGATGAACTTAAAAAAATTAAAAGAGTTTTGACCAAAGTTTTAGATTACGCGCCAAATGAAATCTTCTTGGTAATTGACGGAAATACTGGGCAAAATGGTTTAGTTCAAGCTCAAGAATTTTCAAAAGCAACTGATTTAACCGGCTTGATTATTACTAAACTTGATGGGACCGCAAAAGGAGGCATTGTTTTTCAAATTACATCTGAACAAAAAATCCCTGTAAAATATATTGGAGTAGGTGAAGGAATTGAAGATCTGCAAACTTTTGATTCAAAAGAATTTGTTAACGCTATCTTTGGTTAG
- a CDS encoding CDP-alcohol phosphatidyltransferase family protein, whose product MKIEFNKIHTVSNYISFIRLFLAIPIFYFVSNIDKINGARTYLISLYLFAYLTDILDGYFARKLNEISELGKIIDPFADKFLVIMIVIFYYNYDLIPQLYFWVIILRDLFIFTGGIFVSKKIGSVLPSNYLGKFTVLLIGIFLIIVTLGYKSSDLLYQIFYFITILLSILSVIVYAVRGYKEINKA is encoded by the coding sequence ATGAAAATTGAATTTAATAAAATTCATACTGTTTCAAATTATATAAGTTTTATAAGACTATTCCTCGCGATCCCAATTTTTTATTTTGTCAGCAATATTGATAAAATAAACGGAGCCCGAACTTATTTGATATCTTTGTATTTGTTTGCTTATTTAACAGATATTTTGGATGGATATTTCGCTAGGAAATTAAATGAAATTTCTGAACTAGGAAAGATTATTGATCCTTTCGCGGATAAATTTCTTGTAATAATGATCGTAATATTTTATTATAACTATGATCTGATTCCACAATTATATTTCTGGGTAATTATTTTAAGAGATTTGTTTATTTTTACCGGCGGAATTTTTGTTTCTAAAAAAATTGGATCTGTGTTGCCTTCTAATTATTTAGGAAAATTTACGGTACTTTTAATCGGAATTTTTCTCATTATAGTTACGTTGGGTTACAAATCATCAGATTTATTATATCAAATATTTTACTTTATTACTATTTTACTAAGCATACTATCTGTAATAGTTTATGCTGTAAGAGGTTATAAAGAAATTAATAAGGCTTAA